The window TCTTCGGCTACTAAGGGGGAACAAGTCCTGTTCTAGACAACAACTCTGTCATCTTCAAAGTCTGAACTCGAACTCCTATCTTGGCTGGTGAACTTCTTTCACCAGAGTTTTCTTATCTACCTCAATCATAAGTTATATTTCCCACACATTATCTTCTTAAGCACTTCCTAAAAACACTTATAGAATTGTTGTGAGCAAAGTCTTTGACCAGTACTCCGAAGACTAGAGTCTCATGCAATGTTACGAGTTGACGACGTTTTCACTACTCAAACTTGAAAAAGTCTTTTACACCTTTGGGAAAGCGTACCGGAAGACCCAACTTTCGCTTAAAATCCCAGTTTGGATGAGCATAGTTAGGCTCGATTTCGATTCATACTAAAAAAATAGGTGAATAGTTGATAGCAGATGGGGTCAAGCTAAAGGCAGAGCTTGAATTGGATTTTCCAGTTGGAAATCCATTAGAAAAGCTGTACGGGAAGACCTTATTTCGTCCAAGGAGTGGCGGTTAACAGATCGCCATTTCACCCTCTGCGAGACAAAAATCTCTAACATCGTAGAAAAAATGACTTCCTTATATAAGGGGGGGGACATCTTACGTTCTTGAACCGATAACCATCTTTCGGCTAACCTAGCCTCCTCCTAAACCCAGTGATCTTTCAACCGTAGCTTTTTTCCCCTTTGTATGAGAGCACTACCCTCGTGACACATAAATAGGCATGATTTTATAGCTTTTTGtgatcactttatcatcaataactaaactcggtgatcattctactcattttgtatttcttacacatgctagacataatctctgtggtaattatacaattttccctcattaccgaactgattttctttttcatatcccatgtTAACTATTCGGGTTTCAAATCTCTAACTGGACTTactgaaaattttcacatcacCCCTTAGACCAAATGTCTTGTACTTGCggatccttcctttttttttgttgggATTCTAACAACTTTCTTTATCTTCTGCAACTCTTTGCACTTTACGTTAATAACGACTCATCTTCCAACTTACCTCTGAGaaatctttcttactaggaaaaactaaattatttacATAAACGAAAAGCTTATGTCTTCATAACTATCATACATAATCGTAATAATTTATCTCTGCCCACACTGCTAATCTTGGGGAAACCCCTTTTCGATAACtcttaaagggtattcttctatAGTTTGCTCTCTCACTGCTAGATGATTTTTTTCCACTGCCATTGTACTtcgggtttaacttaaactctttgggttctaacacaTGCATTCGGTATTTCAAACTGCCATCCACTCACTAGAGATAACCTGGCTAAGTGGATCAAATCTTACCTCTACTAGATCTGCTAAAATTGCTAATTCACTGTAtctactcaaaacttacttactaTCCTTTcactaaccacctgctagcatcatattttcttctccttctttgaataactaaagtgaagcataaggttaCTCCTAACTTCCCCCATCATCTGATCATATTCTTTTGCCGCACACTATCATTTTTTTgaactatgtacatggatcacaccTAGGGGAATTTCATTTGTCTTAAACaaattggaatatctaaccccaaactttctatgCACTTCAAAATCATATCAGATTATAAACATTCGGGGTAAACACGTAGTCACATAACTTAAGGGGAACTGTCATATcctttatctcacaataatagctGCTTCTTATAGCAATTCACTAACGTGGTTCTTTCTaattctgatttgaataaatctaaacaacttaaaatcGTTCCCTAAAATTTACTATTGGCTGCTCTTGGTCTTTATTGCATACATCATATCTTATAGTCATTTGCATGAGTTGTACGAAATTacatctttggtaataacaaatgtttctgactcctaggtattttacccttaggctcttttctaTCCAAAACTATAGTAACCAACTGACATCTGAAATATCGTCATCCAACTTGTGGCTCCATTTCTAAGAATTAGAAATGAGATTGTTTAATGAGGTAAAACACATATGAATACACTACCATACACAAACTTGTCCTTCAGAGTATACCATCATCAGATAAATCCTTCATGTACCGTCCGATGAGTCTTGGGTCTTAATCCAGACCTAAAATATGCGAAGGTTTCTCTATAATCActgttacttacattttctttgagaacccatatgcatcattgtatactcacaagtcaccagaaattttgatacactgaaaattggatatttggtaaacatataactgaataaCCATATTGCTAACTGAAAGATtgtataactggtaactgagataaactgataaccataagacatgataattgcttttgtactttctgataaggttatgctctaatatGTACTACTATCCATTGCATCACACTTTTAATGTCCTCTCAAGTCTCATATTTACCAACatgtactccataattatactCCAATGGGCAATTATCCTCTCTAGGACCTTAGGTTTCTCCTGCGCGTCACTTGGGCATCCAATACAtttggaattcgataggaagagaaggttacCTTTTGCTATAAGCTTCGTgtcacgatctagagtagaaataAGTGAGACAATCCtagatgtcttggtagttaaccgtttatatgagtggtcggcacacacatataaaggaaactccactagacatggcttcatagactccctagcactcttgaacctagtgctatgataccaagctttgtcacaccccgaacctgggcctggacataacacggcactcggtgcctgactacatgtgaccgagcgaaccaactgtctggttgaatcaacatgtgatatcataacatacggaatgcggaagataaactaacacatgctgatatactgaaagccTGGATGATATAAAttaaagtgcggaaatactaatacaattctgaaacatatttgtagccaacgtagcttaacatgaaaagcctgagactctgtctaactgttactctagtctatgaagcctctattgaagtactgaaaacactaactatctgtaaatactgaaaggttgtaaagtaatgataatgcctcgaaagaactggggatcaccaaacaGCTGATACGAGAGTCCTAGCACTCTaaatcgtcaacctgtaaatcattacctgcattgtgagatgcaggccccgggcaaaagggacgtcagtacatttgaattacactggtatgtaaagcaactgaaagaaagaattataaatgctgaaattGATActgagctgataactgagaattgataattgataactgaagcaataactattgaaactgaaactgaaatgataactgatagctgataactgaaatgttaactgataactgataactgtgataactgaactgaacaaaggaagtaaggttatgaatactccctcttctgaatgatgaacaacctgtttatctgaataagctacagcctcgggcccaatatatatgtgcacaagctacagcctcaggcccaagtatacgtatacataactacggcctcaggcccaaaaatgcataaagcataaactacggcctcaggcccaaacatgtataaagcataaactacggcctcaggcccaaacatgcataaagcataaactacggtctcaggcccaagtatgcataaagcatataaactacgACCTCATGCCCAAATACAGATGTTCAAtattcaggaactgagaatcaaactgcaatacatgatagtgaaatactgaatcacactgagttacatgatactggaatactggatcacactgagttacataatgctggaatactgaataggactagactgagacatatattcttgaattaattatgaacactgaaacttcaactgtttatggcatactgagtaatctatactaagatcgggggcatcaaacccaagtctatattgagtacgcactgagctcacaacgttcagaatgaaagtggtgaacgagttatgaagctagagaatagaagttctacaactattcaaggaactaggcttaactatatttgtGAGGCAATTGATACGTCATAAAAAaaaaacgtagtgtagggagaatcattaacattcccaaacatagagagttagcctcacataccttaacttcctgccttgagcataatacaacattcgccaaccctttcaactttaatctatagcattacaagtcaaagggattccaaatTGGCAacaatactcatgttttggtcacttaagcattttatcaaacacttggtggcataaagcttcatagcccttattaatggtgtctctacacccaataacccattctcttgcttctagataaattctaaagtctcaaatgattataatcaacatcattctttatcacccataaggtaaacaacacccttaaccaataatcaacaatcaacaccccaaacttataaccgttcatgcttttctatcaaacccatcaacttatatctcatgaactagagtctataatcattaatctaatgctagaatcaattagagggtgaacacattacctttttgaagttcaatccccTTGAATTCGAGTTTTAGGGTTTCTTCTCGCAACAAcgatgtcccaatcgaatatctaatgatatggagggtttacccacgttaataagatgttgggaaattaaaattaacttagaatcaccattagaacttaccttgggtggtggagggacctttaaggagttaggtttttgagagcttccctttctagagcaagtttttatggtTTGGGGCTGTAGGGGATGAAATAGGGCTAAACAATAACTTCCCAAGTCGGCCACCACGTCCCAATAGGCCTGACCGCGGTCCCAACCACGGTAAATAGCTGGAGCACTGCCTCACGACCGCAGTCGCGGTGAAACGCGGCCGAACTTGGTGGTTACGTACTGTTCTGTAAAATGGGCATAACCTTTTGCACAGagctccgtttgggctccacaatatatcattggaaaactatttcaaaggcctacaatTTTTATGCTTTGAGTTTTCCCAAAGTCTTTACAGATTTTCAATAAAACCTTCTGGAAGACGGACCTTCTGCAAACTTAATCGATTTTGttgaatcttatgcacctcactctccgtcttgattccaaaataactattttcacccataatcatcccgctaggacttcatatgtctaaaatatcaaattaatactcatttaacatATCCACATCTAGTCCGAATGTACGGAATGTTACAGCcgaataaatatatatttttgtacatatatacatttatgtatgttataaataaaaactatacaaattttatataattttgcaGCTAGGGGTGTACAGAGGAAACTaacaaaccgcaccaacccgataatccgattcaaaccgagaaaaaaaatccgactatggtctggtttgatttggtttggtgttggaaaagaaaacccgaccataattggtttggtttggttttaactaaagaaagtcaaaccgaaaccataCCAACCCGATATTACATATCTagaatttttgatatatttaatatataaatatacttattgtgatataatttctaaatatttcttaaactttttcataattttatcttttaaggtattattatttcaaggttgaacTTAGAACTTTTAAATGTTCTAATAAgtttatagccattaatattagtaatttaaataatgctaacaaaagcccaaacacAAAAgatattcaattcaatactaggaacgacaatgtattgaatatctattttttgttttaatgatttagataaaaatgcataacttatttttatttttttctttagcgtttagtcatgtaattaatactcccttattagtctacttattttagcattaCTTAGTACTTTATAttatgcttatttttattatggcttttaaattagcaatatttatattacacaattttattgtctttattgttgaatattttagaatAATGCCGTGatacatctcatattttgtattattttcttgaaaaataccttatatatttgtatcttactaggattaaagaaatattttgagcacaagttatatgttttgtgcTACAAATATTTTACCGAATAAAAACCCGAAtaacccgaaaacccgagaataccgagattgaaaaacccgagttttattggtttggtttggtttggtttttaaatttaataacctgacacaattggtttggtttggtaattgcaaAACCCGaatcaacccgacctatgtacacccctattaCAGCTACCGAATGTAAATAATTTCAGCCGCAGGCTAAAAGCGATAGTTAGCCTAACTTATTCCACCTTCTATATGGATAAGTTACATCAAGATTTTAGTATAAAAATAATACCGATAGCTAATACATCTAACTAAATATGGAACAaaattcaactaaaattttatGGGCATAACCCACCTAATCCCTTAAACCAAACGGCTTAAAGGTATTCATTGTTGGGATGACGGATTTAAGACGAGTAGGTCAAGGGACAAGAGAAGTGTAAAGATCATTGAATTTTCAATCTTCTTTTTCCACAACTCAATCAACTAATAGTGGATCAACTATATGAACTCCCAATTTTGTATCAACTATATTAATTCTCATTGTTTCTGCTGCTTGATTTAAACCCAATCCAAATAATTGTATCTTAAAAAAATCAGGAGTCACCAACAGCAGTCATTCACCAACTGCATTAACCGATTTAGTTTCTGATATTAactgttttgaaattttatttagcGTCTTAAAAAATTTATGAGTATACAATTTTGATTCTGGCCTGAATGACATCTCCAAGCTACAAACTTTTTAATGTCTGCAAATTTTGGGTTTATGGAGCTAAATCAGGCGGGGGTGACAGTAAGTgacaatttttgtatataacatacaaaatgtatatatataccaaaaatatataaattttatatttttttgactATTATTTTTTCAGCGGCTATACAGTATCATTTTTCTAACACAATTCTCTATTCCAATATGCTTGCACAAGGTTGAAACGAAAGCTCCATAAGGACTAAGGTCAAGTCACAATCtacaaagaaagagagaaagaaaccGCAGAGCATGATCTAAAAAGAAATTAGTGCTGAATCCAAGAAGGGGAAGTCGTTCGCTGGAATATTACATTTACTCAAAACTCAAGATGCATAGAAAACACAGAATAGAGCAAGCAAAAAGGGCCATAAAAGATTGGAAGAAGCTAGGCAAATCTCATCTCAAATATCTGAGGCTTTTTTACCTCTTGCGGCGATCTTAGCCATATTGTACAAAAAGTATCAAGCTCCTGATGCAACGCAATCAGGGAGGCAGGATTTACAGAAGTTCGACTTGGACAGGATGTTTCTCCTCCCATGTCGACTGCAGAAGTGCATACAAACATCCTCATTTCACTATGATCTGTGCAAATCATGCCAAGTATTTGAACAAGTTCGGGTTATCTTTGTCTCTCTCTAGGTAATCTCTAGTTATCAAATCTTCAATTCTCTTCTTGATAGCTTTGACGTCAGGCTGAGGAGTTTTTGAAACAAAGAAATTAGCTCAGCTAAACTTGAATAACAAACACTATAATTGAGTAGGAAAAGAACTCATCATGTGGATACCTTGAACATGCGTCCCAACTGCTCAACACACTCCATGACTAGTTGCTGGTAGCCCAATACTTTACGACTCTTCATAATACGCACAATTGAAGCATCTATAGCATACCGCCTATCCTTGTCAACATCTTCAATTACCTTTTTCTTCTCATCCACGGGCGGGAGAGGTATCTGCATTATCATTACACCAAAACCCTCACAGTTCAGTAACGTCAACTCATAATAGAAAGGTTTAACTTAACTCGTCACTAATTATACCTTGATCCTCCTCATTTTGTCAGTGAACTTTGAGTTGAACTCAAAGACATCAGTTGGAGAAATCATTTTGGTGCTTGGCTCCTTGATTAGAATCTTATATTTCGCACATGAAAGAGAATGAAGAAGCCGAACAACATCATCATCTGATAGGTTTAGTTGCGTCATGATTTCCTGATAACTCAATCTATCTGATGCATTAAATAGCAACAGAGCAGAAGCCTATGAAGACGAAGGACGAAGTTTCAATCTTATTTTCTCATTGATAATGTCATAATAAAAAGGCTTCATATAAGCCAATCTGGTCAACTAACCTGATAAGTAGTGACAACGAGCTCAATAGTCTTTGGCTCAAATTTTCCATTTATGTTGCAAGTGCCCAAAGAGTATATCCACGTCAGTTTCCTGTGCTTCGTTTTTGTTTGATAGAACTCCTTGAATACTTCAACACACCTAACCTGATAATAGAGCAGCAGAAAATGTTTCAGTGACATGTTGTTCAAGAAAACCAAGATAAATCAACTGCACGATACCAACTAACAGATTGAAATGATATACCATCTCTGCTGGGAGGTTGAGATCAAAAGACTTGTAGCTGGGCCAGAAGCCAGTAGTCAAGACAGTCACCGTCAAGTCAATTCCAGGATTGGCTGCTGGATTGTTGCTCAAATACTCCTCAAAGCTAGCTTGATTTTCTCTTGCCAATGTCAAATCAGTGACCTGTAGGAAGAGAAGAAGAACGTCACGAGAGAACAAAGCCTCAAATACAGCATAATAATCTGGATGGCATACCATTCCTTCCATCTTTGATGTGAACTGGCCCCCACACTGCTGCTTCAACTTTGTCAGGATACTTCTCTCATGTTCATCATTGGCACTCTTATCAAATAACAACCGCCGGGCTAGCTTTTTCCTGGGAGACAAAAATCGGAAATCACCAAGTTGCAACAGAGAAGCTATCACTAAGTTGCAACAGAGAAGCTACTATCCTAGTAGTGGCTGAGAAGCACAGTAGTGGGGAACTCTACCTATAGAATTCTGCAAACAAGTCCTTATCACTAATATATGCTAGCAGCTTTACAACCTGCAAGCGAAATTTATTATCAGCTTTCTCCTGCTGCAGAGGCATGAAGAAAAAGCAGACGTTCTTGAGGGAAAAAAGGGGAAAGGGAGATAGAGAGCAAGAGCTCACCTTCTCCAGAGTCTCTTCAATGGCTTCATCACTCAATTTCTCACTCCCACCTTTTTTGAGAATGTTGTCGCAGAATGTGGCAAGAAGTTCAGCACTTGAGCTACCAGCAACACCCTTGTTGCAGAAGACTTCAAAAGCTTCTTTAAGTGCCTACAAAAGTAGAAAGTGATAAGGGGGGCAGATATTAGCAATCCTAATGCACGGGGTAGAAAAATTAAATTAGACAAAATGCCATGCTCCAATACATACCTTGTGAAAAAGTGTGTGATTTTGGAAACAGTTATTCACATATGCCAAATATTTATCATGAAGCTCAATCACTTTCCGAACAAAAACCTGAAACTTCAGAAGTAAGTTCACCATCAAACACATATTCAAGGACTAGATACCAGATTTACTAAGGGATTACCTGTTCCTGCAAACCAACCACATCTCTCTTCTCTGCCTGTTGAAAAACAGTAGGTGATCAGAAAGAATGCAAGACATTGAGCCATTTCTGTTAAAGGCATTCACA of the Nicotiana tabacum cultivar K326 chromosome 7, ASM71507v2, whole genome shotgun sequence genome contains:
- the LOC107770609 gene encoding cullin-1 isoform X3 translates to MNQRTTIDLDQGWQFMQRGITKLKNILEGLPEPQFSSEDYMMLYTTIYNMCTQKPPHDYSQQLYDKYRESFEEYITATVLPSLREKHDEFMLRELVKRWSNHKVMVRWLSRFFHYLDRYFIARRSLPGLNEVGLTCFRDLVYQELNGKVRDAVISLIDQEREGEQIDRALLKNVLDIFVEIGMGQMDYYENDFEAAMLKDTAAYYSRKASNWILEDSCPDYMLKAEECLKREKDRVSHYLHSSSETKLLEKVQHELLSVYATQLLEKEHSGCHALLRDDKVEDLSRMYRLFSKIPRGLDPVASIFKQHVTAEGTALVKQAEDAASNKKAEKRDVVGLQEQVFVRKVIELHDKYLAYVNNCFQNHTLFHKALKEAFEVFCNKGVAGSSSAELLATFCDNILKKGGSEKLSDEAIEETLEKVVKLLAYISDKDLFAEFYRKKLARRLLFDKSANDEHERSILTKLKQQCGGQFTSKMEGMVTDLTLARENQASFEEYLSNNPAANPGIDLTVTVLTTGFWPSYKSFDLNLPAEMVRCVEVFKEFYQTKTKHRKLTWIYSLGTCNINGKFEPKTIELVVTTYQASALLLFNASDRLSYQEIMTQLNLSDDDVVRLLHSLSCAKYKILIKEPSTKMISPTDVFEFNSKFTDKMRRIKIPLPPVDEKKKVIEDVDKDRRYAIDASIVRIMKSRKVLGYQQLVMECVEQLGRMFKPDVKAIKKRIEDLITRDYLERDKDNPNLFKYLA
- the LOC107770609 gene encoding cullin-1 isoform X2 translates to MNQRTTIDLDQGWQFMQRGITKLKNILEGLPEPQFSSEDYMMLYTTIYNMCTQKPPHDYSQQLYDKYRESFEEYITATVLPSLREKHDEFMLRELVKRWSNHKVMVRWLSRFFHYLDRYFIARRSLPGLNEVGLTCFRDLVYQELNGKVRDAVISLIDQEREGEQIDRALLKNVLDIFVEIGMGQMDYYENDFEAAMLKDTAAYYSRKASNWILEDSCPDYMLKAEECLKREKDRVSHYLHSSSETKLLEKVQHELLSVYATQLLEKEHSGCHALLRDDKVEDLSRMYRLFSKIPRGLDPVASIFKQHVTAEGTALVKQAEDAASNKKAEKRDVVGLQEQFQVFVRKVIELHDKYLAYVNNCFQNHTLFHKALKEAFEVFCNKGVAGSSSAELLATFCDNILKKGGSEKLSDEAIEETLEKVVKLLAYISDKDLFAEFYRKKLARRLLFDKSANDEHERSILTKLKQQCGGQFTSKMEGMVTDLTLARENQASFEEYLSNNPAANPGIDLTVTVLTTGFWPSYKSFDLNLPAEMVRCVEVFKEFYQTKTKHRKLTWIYSLGTCNINGKFEPKTIELVVTTYQASALLLFNASDRLSYQEIMTQLNLSDDDVVRLLHSLSCAKYKILIKEPSTKMISPTDVFEFNSKFTDKMRRIKIPLPPVDEKKKVIEDVDKDRRYAIDASIVRIMKSRKVLGYQQLVMECVEQLGRMFKPDVKAIKKRIEDLITRDYLERDKDNPNLFKYLA
- the LOC107770609 gene encoding cullin-1 isoform X1; this translates as MNQRTTIDLDQGWQFMQRGITKLKNILEGLPEPQFSSEDYMMLYTTIYNMCTQKPPHDYSQQLYDKYRESFEEYITATVLPSLREKHDEFMLRELVKRWSNHKVMVRWLSRFFHYLDRYFIARRSLPGLNEVGLTCFRDLVYQELNGKVRDAVISLIDQEREGEQIDRALLKNVLDIFVEIGMGQMDYYENDFEAAMLKDTAAYYSRKASNWILEDSCPDYMLKAEECLKREKDRVSHYLHSSSETKLLEKVQHELLSVYATQLLEKEHSGCHALLRDDKVEDLSRMYRLFSKIPRGLDPVASIFKQHVTAEGTALVKQAEDAASNKKAEKRDVVGLQEQVFVRKVIELHDKYLAYVNNCFQNHTLFHKALKEAFEVFCNKGVAGSSSAELLATFCDNILKKGGSEKLSDEAIEETLEKVSSCSLSPFPLFSLKNVCFFFMPLQQEKADNKFRLQVVKLLAYISDKDLFAEFYRKKLARRLLFDKSANDEHERSILTKLKQQCGGQFTSKMEGMVTDLTLARENQASFEEYLSNNPAANPGIDLTVTVLTTGFWPSYKSFDLNLPAEMVRCVEVFKEFYQTKTKHRKLTWIYSLGTCNINGKFEPKTIELVVTTYQASALLLFNASDRLSYQEIMTQLNLSDDDVVRLLHSLSCAKYKILIKEPSTKMISPTDVFEFNSKFTDKMRRIKIPLPPVDEKKKVIEDVDKDRRYAIDASIVRIMKSRKVLGYQQLVMECVEQLGRMFKPDVKAIKKRIEDLITRDYLERDKDNPNLFKYLA